GCTCGTGCCAGATCTTGCAGCTGTTTTTTTCTTTTTCGATGGGGTTGTCTTTGCCATTGTTTTTTGTTCACTCTTCGGTTTTTTTGCTGCTTTCACCGCCTTACTGCGTTTGGCGGAAGTTGTTTTCTTTGCCGCTGTGGTTTTTTTTCTCGCGGATGCCTTCGTGATGTTGGATCGAAGCTTTCTTGCAGCGGATTTTTTTTGAGAGCCTTTCTTTGTGGCTCCGCCTTTTTTCTTGCTTACACTTTTCGTGGCAGCCTGTTGCGCCATAGTATCCTCCTCCATCATACCTTAAGACATGCCACCGTGAAGCAGCGTTCGAGCGAAACCCTTTCTATGAATGAGCGTCACTCTCTTTCATAGCTGATCAGTCAGCCTCATAGCCCACAGAGTATTTTCTGTTCGTTATCCCCAGTCCGTTATCCCCCAGTTGGTGCACCCAGTCCATTTTTGGCCTATAACGGGGGCGACATCCTACATGGTTATTCTGGCAGTCCAAGCCACTCAGAGACGTTAGCTCCTCGTGCCTTGAGCTCTTTCATTCTGCACGAATCTGAAAACGTCGCAAAATGATTCGAGAAAATTCTTTTCTAGCTCCTTACGGTCGCAGTTTATTCCAAAATCTTCAAGTGAAGCCACATCGATATCTGGGTATCCACACGGATGTAAGTGACTGAAACCACGTGATTGATCTGAAATATACAGGGCGAGTCCGTGCAGAGTGCACCACCGAGAAATCCGAACTCCGATTGAGCAAATCTTTTGTTTTCGTTCAGGGTGGATGTTTTTTGAAAGATCAACAAAGACCCCGGTACGTCCCTCTATTCTGTGACCCTTAACCTCGTAGAGAGAAAGAGTTCGTAGCACTACCTCCTCAAGCCCTCTCATATACCATGCAACATCTCTTTTTCTCGTCCGGAGATCGATAATCGGATACGCAATAAGCTGCCCAGGTCCATGATACGTGAAATCTCCGCCTCTTCCCGTTTTTACTAACGAGATTCCAGCTTCGGTGAGAGTCTCGTGTTCAGAGAGAAGGCTCTCAGTTGCAGCGCTCTTTCCGTGGGTAATTACTGGCTGATGTTCACATAAGATGAGTGTTTGCGGACGCATGCCCTTCTGAACATCTGCGTGTATCTCATGTTGAATCTCCAGAGCCTCTTCATATCCAATCGTACCAAGGGCAATGATTTGAATTGGAAGAGGCTCAAGAGAGAGTAACTGCATGAAAACGGGTTTTAGAAGTTAATCGGCTCACCCATCGCAGCCGCCATTGCTTCCATCATAGACTCAGACAGTGTGGGGTGCGGGTGAATGGTCTGTTTGACACTCGCTGCAATTCCTTCATGAGACCGAATGATGGCAGCCTCTGCAATCAGTTCAGTCGCTTCACTATGCAGGATATGCACGCCGAGCACTTCACCGATCTCTTGATCAATAAGAACTTTAATCATCCCCTCTGGTTCGCCAATTGCAATAGCTTTTCCAATCGCGGAAAAAGGAATCTTGCCTACTTTATACTTGATTCCCTTTTCTT
This genomic stretch from bacterium harbors:
- the lipB gene encoding lipoyl(octanoyl) transferase LipB — translated: MQLLSLEPLPIQIIALGTIGYEEALEIQHEIHADVQKGMRPQTLILCEHQPVITHGKSAATESLLSEHETLTEAGISLVKTGRGGDFTYHGPGQLIAYPIIDLRTRKRDVAWYMRGLEEVVLRTLSLYEVKGHRIEGRTGVFVDLSKNIHPERKQKICSIGVRISRWCTLHGLALYISDQSRGFSHLHPCGYPDIDVASLEDFGINCDRKELEKNFLESFCDVFRFVQNERAQGTRS